Below is a genomic region from Molothrus aeneus isolate 106 chromosome 5, BPBGC_Maene_1.0, whole genome shotgun sequence.
aatgCAAGAGCTGTGTGACTAGGACCACTCCAACAGAGTTTTTGTGGAGCTGGCAGTCGGCATTTGATGGAATCTGGTAAGGCACATTTCCCAGATTGAGCACGTACCCCGCCCAGATGCACAGATGGTATTTGtgggagcaaaaggaaaataaaatataggtttaaaataaatgcaagagaaacacagaataatATTGAATCACTCTAGGTATTTCTAAGAGTTTCCAGTTATCTTTTCTACTTCTTAGCACATACGAGTGTATGTTCTGGGCTTTGCAACCACTGAGCAAATGGAAGGGATTTAAAACcagttttgtttcaaatataAGATCACAAAATTAAAGACATTCTCCAGGAATGAGATTTCTGTACAGAAGCTTGATGCAAAAGGAGCTGAAAATGCTGCTCCTGCATATGCCTGGCATTGATAACCAAGCTTGTCTGAAGAGCCTTTTCCATGCTGAATGAGAGGACTTTGCTGCTGAATTTCAATCAGGGCCCTCTGCAGGGTGGCTACATTTCCTTTGTTTGAAATGGATGAAAAGACACACAGCTAGGAGGAAGAGGCAAGCCATGAAGTAGTGAGGAAAGAGTTTTAGAAGCTGTTATGATGATATAAGGAAGCCAGAGTAGCCACAGACTGATGAAAGCTGGCAGGCTGTGACCATGACTGGTTTGGGACACAGCTCCAGGTGGCAGCCTCACTCCTTCACCCTCCATCGCTGCTCCTTCCTAAACCAGAAGAGCTGCTGGCCTCTGTTACAACAATACCAAGGTAGCTGCTCTCAAGATCTCATAAAACCTAGCAGAGGAAgaaggaacaggagaaaaacagcaCAGGTTGGAAGTGGTGGAGAGAGATGTGAGAAGAAACACAAAAGCCCACGTTTCCTGTTGGAGCCTCTGCTAACCCAGAGGTGCTGATGTGTGCTTACTCTGCCATGGCAACTATTGAAGCTCTCCAATGTTCAACTTTTAGTCATCTCCTCTCATCCTCCTTCTAGAGGATCCAGCTCTTTGTTATTTTACTCATTAGTTAGATTTAACTTTTGGTAAATCAATATTAACTTATCGATTTCAAGTTCCACCTTCTCCTCTTTGGTAGACATGATTCAAATACATCCAACTACTTACTTACTACACTTAAATTGCAATAAAAACCCTCTTTCTTTGGATTAATCCAGTCTCTCTGAAGTCTTCCCCATTCCTCCTGCCACCCTTCCGAGTTGCAGCCTAACACAACAGTGCACCAACCTCCACCTCACAACTGTGGGTAGGTAGGAAAGCCCTCCAGTGTTATTTCTTGCAGTACTACAACTACTGCTCCCATgcaaaaagcagaacaaaaatctTTGATATGAGGAAGCAGCAGTGAGAACTCTCCATCTCCTCTCTGGAACTCTCAGTCTCCCTTATGGACACAGCTTCTGGGGTAGGAAAGGAAACCAAATGTGTTGTGCTCTGACTTCTGCCATTTAAAACTTCTCAATGACCAGCACACTGCATATAAAGACACTTGAAATCTCTGTCACTTGAGTGACAGAGACTCAAAATCTGGGTCACTTGAAGTCTCCTGCTATTATTTAATCCAGAGCTACTaaagaaccccaaaaataaccaaccaaacaaaaagaagcCAAGGAAAAGTCTTTAAAGAATGTATTTCAAATTAACACATCATAGAAAAGATGTAAGCAAAGAGCAAAACTTCCTATCAGAAACATATTTATGACAGTATGACACATAAACTAATTATATATGTACATCTGGATTACTTGATAGCTACATTTGCAAGTGTCATTCATTTTATGCTGAATTtattcaaaaatgaaaaaaaaaatcctctaacAAAGGGTCTACACTTCATCCAGTCACAAAATGAACATTTGCAGGAACTCCAGCAAAAATAATTACTTAAAATTTTTACTAGTTTCTCCAAAGAATTTAGCACaagtatgtttttctttttaatctatTCAACTGAAAGAAATGGAGCTGCAAtggtttaggttttttaatCCCAAAGTGGATTATACAAACATTTTCatcaaagatttttttacaaCAAGACTAGCATTACTGGTTATATCTTATTATTAAGGTAAGCTCTCTTCAAAGAACTGTATGATTGGAATCTCTTCCTGATACATAGTGACATGCTATTTGCTGGCTGCAGTGAGAAGagtcaaaatgaaaacaaaaatacaaacaggctttttttttaatcttgtctTTATTGATTTAGACTTCAGAGCTACAGCCAAAAATAGTGCATCTGTAGAAAATTATCAAACACTCTATCAATACAGCATCATGGCATGTTTAGAATTGTAAGCACTTGACAAATCGCAAAGGGAACATCCAATCTAGTATTTGGCAGTGCAACCCATGCACAGGGAATACAGGGAgaaggattctttttttttcctccaaaaaaataaacacttctgaacaggaacaaaaagcttttgttcaaaagaagaattccaGTTACCACGGAAGACTCATTGGCTCACTCAAGACATGATGGTACAGTGCCGGGAACTTTGTGTGGAATGTCGAAGGGGACACAGAAGCTACAGCTCTGCTACAGGAGCCACGCTGTCTTCAGGACTCTGTAGGCCATGGAGAAGGTCACTGAGTAGCCAACTGCCCAAGACAaacctctgccaggctggggaagagGGATCAAGTATGCAAAAGTGTGAAAGATCCTAGCCCCTACAAAGATCCTGAAGTGCAGCAGGGCCGTGGACAGCTCAGGGCCACTCAGAGCATACAGCAGTCCAATGCCAACAAATGGGACAATGTTCTCCAGGTCATTCAGGTGGCCTCTGGAGAAAGAAGCAAAGTTAAAGTGTATTTTGTTGAATAAACCACTTCCAGCCTTATTATTTTTCAGCACCTTAAGAGCATGCCACTATTCAACAACTCTTGGCTTCCTCTGCAGAGGGGACCTGATTCATTACTGAAATGATTTTGGCATGTTCGCCTGACATCACTCTGGTCTCTCCTGCTGCACCCTACATTTTCAAGCTTCTGATCTTCTGTATGAAAGGTATTAGTTTTTCCCCAGGATCTTGGTTATACTAAGGACTTACATGAGGTGTCTGAGTGCAACTGGGTGTGCAAGAATGCAAAGTCAGGTAAGAAAAGAGGTAGCTGTTTTCTTGGAGCTTCTCTCAATTAACATCAATTAACTGGAGAGCTGTGACTGAAGCTATTACAGTTCATGGCCATGGCCTTAATCCCATAAATCCAGTTTGTGGTGTccataaagaaaatatgaaatatccTACATAGGAGCTGCTATGTTCATCAAATGTTCATGAAGTTCCATCATCttgaagaaggttatttttgaACATCTAACAGGTGTGACAGTTATGCTTTTCgttcattttcttcactttgAGCACTAAAATAgctgaaaaaatgtttcaaattttGAAACCTTAATTTACTAAAAATGTGTTGAGAATGAACTCATATATCTTGAAGTGTTCTTTCACACCCCTTCCTAaaccttcccagctcccttcaCCTCTTTAGATAAATTATACTTCCAGCCCAATTTACTGATTGAAACAATGTCTAAGCCTAACTAATGATGTCAAATTTCAGAGTCAACTGGAATTAGGTCATGGcactgtcttgcagctgcttttagaatatatttataattacaAAGAAACATAGCCctccagatttttttattctcattcCCCATAAAAGTACTCTGAAGAAAGtaattctttttcttgaaaaaaaaatctctttttctccaCAAACTGAACACATTCCAATCACTTATACAAAAGAGAAGCCATGCTAAATTTATGTGGCATTATCTATTGCCATGAAGCTTGTAGGAGAAAACGTATTAAACTTCTACTAAGAACCACAGTTGGGAGGATAATAAGGATGCTGCAACACCAACATAGTAACTAGAACCAAGCTTACTTACTAGGTCTAGAGATGTCTGAGAAACTACACAAAACAGGATTTGAAAATTTagtgttttaaaaatctattcTGTGAAAATTACATGCTGGTTGTCATTTCTCTACCACAACAGTTTGAGTTAAATGAGTGATAAAGTTAGTCTCAACTTAGCTGGTCTCTTACCATTtacaaagagaaaggaattaCCCCTCACCATAAAAGTTCCCACTTTTATGTAACACCCATGAAATTAAGCAACAGCTTCCCTGAACTACTCAGGGGCACAAAAAGAAGAAGCAGAACATTTTTACAGCCCACTTAGATTAGGCTCTTCTTTCTGAGATTTTAATCCATAAGAGGCATACAGAAATATGTTTGTGAAACAACAGCCATTATTTGCAAGGACGCAGTGTTCTTAAAACAGCACTGGTACATATTTTCAAGGTCTTCCCTAATGGAGGTTTAAACGAGAAGAGTTCACTGACAATTCAAGTTTTTGCTACAGAAATAAACTTAGCTTCATCAAGGAATAATCCTATAGAAAGCATTCAATTAAAACTTTCCTTGTTAGTATAGGTGTATCAAACAGCATCCCAAAATTTAGGATTTTGGAAAATTTTGCCATGAGCTACATCAACTTATGGTTATATTTTACAGTGTACTCACCACTTTGCCCATCAGACAGGACACCACCCAAGAGTCAGCTATTATAACTAGACAGAGGCTTATTGTTTTTAGAATGCACAATGACCATTTGAGCGTGGAATGGTTTATTCATTTAAACTAATTAATGTATTAGATTGCTACATACAGCACCATGAAACACACACAAGCTTGACCAAGAATGGGGTGAAATTAACTCCTTGATTTAATATTAGTCtcttatttaaaataactttttcagGTTCCTATGTATTACCTGCGTACACGTTCAACATCTGGATCAGTCCTCAGGAATTTCTTAGCACTCTCCCCTTTTCCAAATGATGCTGTATCTTCTGGGTTGACAAATGCCTGTTTCAAACAC
It encodes:
- the MGST1 gene encoding microsomal glutathione S-transferase 1, with protein sequence MAKSTQLIDNEVFRAYATYTAIVLLKMMLMSLITAYFRITRKAFVNPEDTASFGKGESAKKFLRTDPDVERVRRGHLNDLENIVPFVGIGLLYALSGPELSTALLHFRIFVGARIFHTFAYLIPLPQPGRGLSWAVGYSVTFSMAYRVLKTAWLL